The Streptomyces sp. DG1A-41 genomic sequence TCGGTGTCGCCGTCGAACGTCTTCCGCACGCCGGCGCAGCGGGCCTCCAGCGCGACGTTGCCCCGCTCGTGCACCACGCACAGGGCGTGCTTGGCCCTGAGTTCGTCCAGCTTGTCGCCGACGGCCTGGCCGGCGACGGACTCGTCCTGGCCGAAGTACTCCAGCAGGCCCGCCTGCCGCCAGGCGTCGATGCCGGAGTTGAGCCCGACGACGGGTATGCCGGCCGCCTTGGCCCGGGCGATCGGCCCCCGCATCGCCGCCGGCTTGGCCAGCGTCACCGCGATGCCGTCGACCTTGTCGCGGACCGCGTCCCGCACCAGCGCGGCCTGCGCGGTCGCGTCGGAGTCGCTGGCGTACGCCAGGTCGATGCCGTCCTTGGCCGCCGCCGCCTCGGCGCCCCTGCGCACCAGGTCCCAGAAGGCGTCGCCCTTGCCGCCGTGCGTGACCAGGGCGACCTTCATCCCGCCGCCCGACCCGCCCACCGGGTCCGCGTCCGACCCGTCGTCACTCGCGCCGAGGACGGAGCAGCCGGCCACCAGCAGACACACGGCGGACACCATGGCCGCGACACGGGTGAGTCTCGCGGAGGTGTGCGGCGGGGGAGGAGTGTTCATGAGGGGCGGACCTCGCTGTGCGGCCGAGCTGGAGCAGGGGGAGAGCACAGGCGGTCCGCACCTGAGCACGGACCGGATGACTCTCGCTGGCCCGGAGCCAACCGTGTGTGACCACTGGGCGTCAAGTGAGCAGCCACCTGCCGTGAGTTGATGCTGCCGCATCGTGATGATCTGTTCGATGGGCCGAACGGCCGAGGTCATCCCCTGGTTTTCCGTACCGTCCGCGCGGTTCGGACGCCCTCGGTCCTGCACGAGAAGGCCTCCCGAGTCGGCTGCCGGGCCCCGCCTAGACTGGTGCGGCTCACAGGACGACGGAGGCGACGGAAGGGGCGGCGACGGTGGCGACAGCCGGCAGTGTCTTCGAGGACCCGCCCGCCGACGTGCTCGCCGAGGCGGCCGCGGCCTTCGGGCTGCTTGCCTCGCCCGCCCGGCTGCACATCGTCTGGGCGCTGGCCCAGGGCGAGAGCGACGTGACCGGGCTCGCCGAGCGGGTCGGCGGCGCGCTGCCCGCGGTCAGCCAGCACCTCACCAAGCTGAAGCTGGCCGGGCTCGTCCGCTCCCGCCGCGAGGGCCGCCGGCAGGTGTACTACGTCGACGACCCCGACATCGTCGACGTCGTACGGCTCATGGTGGGCCGGCTCACCGACCGCGCCGCGCCGCCGCGCCGCCGCCTCCATGGCCTGTGAGACCGCCGGGGGCACCACCCTGGAGGTGCTGCGACGGCTGGAGTCGGGGCCCCGGGGACTGACCGAGACCGAGGCCGCGTCCAGGCTGGTCACCCACGGCGAGAACACCCTGCCGCAGCGG encodes the following:
- a CDS encoding substrate-binding domain-containing protein, yielding MNTPPPPHTSARLTRVAAMVSAVCLLVAGCSVLGASDDGSDADPVGGSGGGMKVALVTHGGKGDAFWDLVRRGAEAAAAKDGIDLAYASDSDATAQAALVRDAVRDKVDGIAVTLAKPAAMRGPIARAKAAGIPVVGLNSGIDAWRQAGLLEYFGQDESVAGQAVGDKLDELRAKHALCVVHERGNVALEARCAGVRKTFDGDTDNLYVDGSDMNAVTATIASRLRQDSSIDEVVTLGAQYGRSAVKAVEQAGSRAKVATFDLDKDLVKAIRDGGVQFAVDQQPYLQGYLAVDALWLYRTNGNVSGGGTAPVLTGPAFVTRSNVSAVARFAAAGTR
- a CDS encoding metalloregulator ArsR/SmtB family transcription factor, producing MATAGSVFEDPPADVLAEAAAAFGLLASPARLHIVWALAQGESDVTGLAERVGGALPAVSQHLTKLKLAGLVRSRREGRRQVYYVDDPDIVDVVRLMVGRLTDRAAPPRRRLHGL